TGTGTGTTTCTTTGGTTTTTTGTCACCTTCAAAGAGGAGTACGGTTTCGGGATCGGAGCCGCGTCTTTTCTCCATTTCACCCATGAGGGCCCCATCCTGATACCAGTTGACCTTGCAATATTTGTCCCATGACCAGACATTAGCCATTATCTCAAGCTGGCTCCCGGCAGTTGCTGCAATTTTGTGGAGAGACATCTGTTGACCAATGGGCCTTCCCGTCGATTTATACTTCCATTTTATCTCAGTTCCATCCACTTCATAAATGCCATATCCTTTGGGGGTGCCGTCAAAACATGTTGGGGCAGTCCACCATGCACCACACACAGCACCACAAACATGTATCTCTATTCCCTCCTCTTCGATATACTCGCTTTCGTGCATATGCCCCGTAAGTACATATGATTTGTAAGGTTTTAAAAGATTGTAAAGCATTTTTCTGTTTGTTATCACCACACTATTGCTTGGCTTTGCCTTGTTGTATCTGATGTGTTCCGTGTTGTAGGGAGGGATGTGACAGAAGACGACAACCGTTTGTCCTTTTGGAACGAGAGACAGATCCCGCTCCATCCAGTCAAGCTGCTTTTGGTCGAGATAACCGATGTAATCTCCAAACCAGAAGATATCATCGAGTACTATGTAGTGAATTTCACCTTTATCGAAGGAATAATAGCGGGGTCCAAAAAACTCGTTGAAGGTTGCAACCGAAAGTTCATCCGTTCCCGCGCCATGATCGGTATCGTGGTTTCCGAGTACCTGAAAGAAGGGAATCCCTGTTTTTTTGATCGCTTTTTCATACTCGGGGAAAAGTTTCAGGTCGTTGAAGACAATATCGCCGCATGCAACACCGAAGAGGTTAGTTCTCCCTTTTGCCATTTCGATTAAATCAGGAATTGTCTCGGCATTAAAGAGTCCGATATCCTCCATGTCCAATGGCTGCGGATCTGCGAGAAGGAAAAATGAATGTTTAGTGTCGTTACCGGTACTTTTTAGATCAAAATTTATCACCTGTTCAGTCTTGTCAGTGATTTTCTCATAAAACCTTGCAGTTCCGGTTGGATTTGTATTGATAGCATAACCCGCAGGATTCGAAATGAAGAGAAATTTTTCATCTTTCCCGGCAAGCAGTTCATAATCTCCCTCTGCCGAAGTGGTGACAACCGATACTCCGTCAGAAACAGCAACTCCTTTTATGGGCTTGGTCCCCGATGTAACCTTTCCCGATATTTTCCTGAGACCTTTTTCTTGAGTTTTAGGTGGATTTATGAAATTTTGAAGCGGGGATGCGACGGATTCTGCCACAAAAAGGGCAGATATCCCGAGTGAATTTTTGATGAAGTTTCTTCTGTCAGTCATTTTTTTCTCGTCGGAATTTTTAGAAAATCAAACCTGAATCTAATCACTTCCGGAAAAACGGCATTGTAAATTAATTATCAAATATTCACAAAAGAGGGGTTAACTTCAAGAGAATATGAATCCCAAACCGTTCCTGACTTAAGATACCCTGCAATTCGTTAAATTTAAAAATTGCTTTTTTTTGAATTTGAGGATACTTAGATGGAAGACAGAATAATTGAATGCGTACCAAACTTTTCTGAAGGACAAAATCCTGAGACCATAAAACAAATCACCGGTGTCATTGAGGCAGTGGAGGGTGTAAAACTTTTGAATGTCGATCCCGGTTTTGAAATGAACAGGACTGTGGTTACTTTTATCGGGAACCCGGAAGCTGTTGCCGAAGCAGCATTTCAGTCGATAAAAAAGGCGTCCGAACTGATTGATATGTCGAAACATAAGGGTTCTCATCCGAGGATGGGTGCCACCGATGTGTGTCCTTTCATCCCTGTCAGTGGAATCACTACAGAAGAAGCCATCGAGCTTTCTCACCGTGTTGCTGAGCGGGTCGGGAAAGAACTCGGAATCCCTGTTTACATGTACGAACTTTCACAAAATGATCCCAAAAGGAAAAACCTTGCAATTATCCGTCAAGGTGAATACGAAGCCCTCGAAGAAAAAATGAAAAGACCGGAATGGAAACCCGACCACGGACCGGTTGAATTTAATGCAAAAGCAGGTGCCACGGTAATGGGGGTAAGAGAATTCCTTATCGCTTACAATATCAATCTGAACACCCGGGAAGTGAAAGCAGCTACCGATATCGCATTCGAACTGAGAGAAAAAGGAAGATCCGCAAGAACAGGGGGAAGCGGAGTTTTTTATTATAAACGACCGGCAATTTTGAAATATCGCGAAGGGAGCTACCCTTCGGGACTGGATGACTTCATTGGTAAGACAATTGATGAAACAGCCGCATATTGCAAAGAAAAATATGGATTTGACCTTTTTGAACTGCTTGAATTAAACGGTATTAATCCGCAAAAACCTGAAGGGGAATCGGTTAAGATCCCAGGTAAATTCAAAAACTGCAAAGCAATCGGCTGGATGGTACCCGAATACGACAGGGCTCAGATTTCAATTAACCTGACAGACTACAAAACCACACCGATGCATCTCGTTTATGAAGAGGCAAAAAAACTCGCAGAAACCCGTGGAATAACAGTAACGGGAAGTGAAATTGTTGGAATGGTTCCGTTTAGAGCGCTTTATGAGAGTGGAATTTCCTACCTGAAGAGACAGGAAAGACCTACGGGTATTCCCGTGATGGATGTCCTCAAAACTGCTGCACAATCTCTGGGATTGAATGATGTATCGCCGTTCAAAATTGAAGAGCGGGTACTGGGCTTGCCAAAATATGATGAAAAAGCTCTCTCTTCCCTTTCGGTGGCAGGATTTGCCGATGAGGTATCCCGTGAATCTCCCGCACCCGGCGGAGGTTCGGTTGCTGCAATGGCTGGAGCCATCGGTGCCTCCCTTGCTTCAATGGTGGTGAATCTCACAGCTTATAAAAAAGGAGCTGGGGAAATCGATAAAATGCTCGATGATCTCTCAGTTAAGGCAATTGAAATAAAAGACAAACTGATAAAAAACATTGATGACGACTCCAATGCATTCAATGAATATATGGAAGCAATGAGGCTCCCTCAGAACACTCCTGAAGAGAAAAATATCCGCTTTGCTGCAATGCAGGCAGGACTGAAAAAAGCCGTGCAGGTTCCTTTGACTACTGCAAAACTGAGTTATGAAGCGATAAAAATCTGCGAAATAGTGAAACTGCATGGAAACCCCAACTCAATCACTGATGTCACTGTCGGTGCCCGTATGGCACTTACCGGTGTTCAAGGCGGAGTACTCAATGTGCTCATTAACCTCAAAGATATCAAAGATCAGGATTATGTGTCCGCAATGAAAACCGAGTGCAAAGCCCTCACAGCCGATGCAACCGCATTAGCAGACAAAATATTGAACGATGTGATTGAGCGGTTGTCTTGAGCAATCTGTGTAACCATTTAACTAAATGACGACAAAAAACATGTACATACTTGGAATATCAGCTTTTTACCATGACTCGGCGGCTGCTTTAATTAAAGACGGTGAGATAATTGCCGCTGCGCAGGAGGAGCGGTTTACGCGAAAGAAACACGATCATAACTTCCCGTCCAATGCGGTGAAATATTGTTTGAAAGAGGCGGGGATTGATATATCGCAGATTGAGGCAATCGCTTTTTATGACAAACCGTTTCTGAAATTCAACCGGTTGCTCGAAACCTATTTGAGTTACCCCGGAAGAGGGCTGAAATCGTTCATGATGGCGATTCCATTATGGATAAAGCAAAAACTTTGGATTCCCGACATAATTGAAAAAGAGACCGGATTCACAGGCAAAATTCTCTATCCTGAGCATCATGAATCACACGCAGCGAGTGCGTTTTTCCCTTCAAAGTTTGATGAGGCAGCTTTCCTGACTATTGACGGTGTGGGTGAGTATGCCACAGCTTCATACGGGGTTGGCAAGGGAAATTCTGTGAATATACTTGGCGAGATCAACTTCCCACACTCCCTCGGACTTCTCTATTCGGCATTCACATACCATACAGGATTCAAAGTGAATTCCGGTGAGTACAAGGTGATGGGTCTTGCTCCTTATGGCACACCCAAGTATGTCGAAAACATCTACAAATACCTGATTGACCTGAAGGAAGACGGTTCATTCAAAATGAACATGGACTATTTCGACTACAATACGGGTCTGAAAATGACCAACGACAAGTTTTCTGAATTATTCGGCGGACCAGCCCGTGAGCCCGAAACAAATCTTACACAAAGAGAGATGGATCTTGCCCGTTCGGTTCAGGAAGTGACGGAAGAGATTGTTTTGAGGATGGCTCGTCATATCAGAAAAGAGACGGGGATGAAGAATCTCTGCCTTGCGGGGGGTGTTGCACTAAACTGTGTGGCGAATGGTATTCTTCTCCGTGAAAAGATATTCGATAATCTATGGATTCAACCCGCTGCTGGTGATGCAGGTGGTGCCCTCGGTGCAGCACTGATTGCCCATTACCACCACTTCGGAAATACAGCCCCTAAAAAAGGGGAGAGGGACCTTCAAAAGGGGTCATCACTCGGACCCGCTTACAAAAATGAGCAGATCGAAGAGTTTCTGAAAAAATATAATCTCCCTGCTGTAAGGTTAGGGACGGATGAGCTTCTTGATACAGCCACTGATTTGATGAAAGAAGGAAAAATACTCGGGTGGTTCCATGGAAGAATGGAATATGGTCCCCGTGCACTTGGCAACCGTTCCATTATTGGAGATGCACGAAATCCAGAGATGCAGAAGAAAATGAATCTGAAAATCAAATACAGGGAAAGTTTTCGACCGTTTGCACCATCAGTGATGTATGACAAGGTTCATGAATGGTTCGATCTCGACTGTGAAAGTCCTTACATGCTTCTGGTTGCTGATGTGGTGAGGGAAAAGCAAAGAAAAATGACCGAAGAAGAGTCGAAACTGTGGGGAATCGATCTTCTCAATATTTTACGGTCGGATATCCCCGCCGTCACTCATGTGGATTATTCCGCAAGAATTCAGACCGTTCATCCCGATGACAACAAAAGATATTATGACCTGATCAATTCGTTTTATGGAAAAACAGGCTGTCCGGTTATTGTAAACACAAGTTTCAATGTGCGCGGGGAACCGATTGTCGAATCTCCACTCGATGCATATAAATGTTTTATGCGTACAGAAATAGATGTACTTGTACTCGAAAACTTTATTCTATATAAAGAAAATCAACCGGCTTTTCACGATGATATAAAATGGCAGGAAGTATATGAGCTTGATTAAAGACATAAAAAAAGAAGTAAATGAACTGGACTTATCCCCTCGTGCCCTGAGAAAGGGGAGTGCCACACTTGGGATTACGCTGGTGCTGGCGG
The nucleotide sequence above comes from Ignavibacteria bacterium. Encoded proteins:
- a CDS encoding calcineurin-like phosphoesterase C-terminal domain-containing protein → MTDRRNFIKNSLGISALFVAESVASPLQNFINPPKTQEKGLRKISGKVTSGTKPIKGVAVSDGVSVVTTSAEGDYELLAGKDEKFLFISNPAGYAINTNPTGTARFYEKITDKTEQVINFDLKSTGNDTKHSFFLLADPQPLDMEDIGLFNAETIPDLIEMAKGRTNLFGVACGDIVFNDLKLFPEYEKAIKKTGIPFFQVLGNHDTDHGAGTDELSVATFNEFFGPRYYSFDKGEIHYIVLDDIFWFGDYIGYLDQKQLDWMERDLSLVPKGQTVVVFCHIPPYNTEHIRYNKAKPSNSVVITNRKMLYNLLKPYKSYVLTGHMHESEYIEEEGIEIHVCGAVCGAWWTAPTCFDGTPKGYGIYEVDGTEIKWKYKSTGRPIGQQMSLHKIAATAGSQLEIMANVWSWDKYCKVNWYQDGALMGEMEKRRGSDPETVLLFEGDKKPKKHTWVEPGVTDHLFYAKPLPGTKTVEVEYINRWGEKFREKLTL
- the ftcD gene encoding glutamate formimidoyltransferase, whose translation is MEDRIIECVPNFSEGQNPETIKQITGVIEAVEGVKLLNVDPGFEMNRTVVTFIGNPEAVAEAAFQSIKKASELIDMSKHKGSHPRMGATDVCPFIPVSGITTEEAIELSHRVAERVGKELGIPVYMYELSQNDPKRKNLAIIRQGEYEALEEKMKRPEWKPDHGPVEFNAKAGATVMGVREFLIAYNINLNTREVKAATDIAFELREKGRSARTGGSGVFYYKRPAILKYREGSYPSGLDDFIGKTIDETAAYCKEKYGFDLFELLELNGINPQKPEGESVKIPGKFKNCKAIGWMVPEYDRAQISINLTDYKTTPMHLVYEEAKKLAETRGITVTGSEIVGMVPFRALYESGISYLKRQERPTGIPVMDVLKTAAQSLGLNDVSPFKIEERVLGLPKYDEKALSSLSVAGFADEVSRESPAPGGGSVAAMAGAIGASLASMVVNLTAYKKGAGEIDKMLDDLSVKAIEIKDKLIKNIDDDSNAFNEYMEAMRLPQNTPEEKNIRFAAMQAGLKKAVQVPLTTAKLSYEAIKICEIVKLHGNPNSITDVTVGARMALTGVQGGVLNVLINLKDIKDQDYVSAMKTECKALTADATALADKILNDVIERLS
- a CDS encoding carbamoyltransferase; amino-acid sequence: MYILGISAFYHDSAAALIKDGEIIAAAQEERFTRKKHDHNFPSNAVKYCLKEAGIDISQIEAIAFYDKPFLKFNRLLETYLSYPGRGLKSFMMAIPLWIKQKLWIPDIIEKETGFTGKILYPEHHESHAASAFFPSKFDEAAFLTIDGVGEYATASYGVGKGNSVNILGEINFPHSLGLLYSAFTYHTGFKVNSGEYKVMGLAPYGTPKYVENIYKYLIDLKEDGSFKMNMDYFDYNTGLKMTNDKFSELFGGPAREPETNLTQREMDLARSVQEVTEEIVLRMARHIRKETGMKNLCLAGGVALNCVANGILLREKIFDNLWIQPAAGDAGGALGAALIAHYHHFGNTAPKKGERDLQKGSSLGPAYKNEQIEEFLKKYNLPAVRLGTDELLDTATDLMKEGKILGWFHGRMEYGPRALGNRSIIGDARNPEMQKKMNLKIKYRESFRPFAPSVMYDKVHEWFDLDCESPYMLLVADVVREKQRKMTEEESKLWGIDLLNILRSDIPAVTHVDYSARIQTVHPDDNKRYYDLINSFYGKTGCPVIVNTSFNVRGEPIVESPLDAYKCFMRTEIDVLVLENFILYKENQPAFHDDIKWQEVYELD